The Sorangiineae bacterium MSr11367 genome window below encodes:
- a CDS encoding quinone oxidoreductase produces the protein MKGIRVHRHGGPDVLAYEQLEIGTPGPGEVRVRNRAIGVNFVDVYFRTGEYAPPALPFTPGNEGAGEVVAVGEGVTDFAPGDRVAYVETLGSYAEERVVPAHFLVHLPEAIDFETGAAMMLKGLTAQYLLRRTFRVEPGHTVLVHAAAGGVGLLVTQWAKHLGARVIGTVGSPEKAELARSHGADHVIEYRKEDFVARVREITNGEGAHVVYDGIGKTTFPASLDALRPRGHFVSFGSASGPIAPFDIMLLAKKGSLFATWPILFTHLAKREDVLAMSDDLFRVVSSGAVKIPVHHRLPLTEAAEAHRRLEARETTGATVLLP, from the coding sequence GTGAAAGGCATCCGCGTTCACCGCCACGGCGGGCCCGATGTGCTCGCCTATGAACAGCTGGAGATCGGCACACCCGGGCCCGGGGAGGTCCGCGTTCGCAATCGGGCGATCGGGGTGAACTTCGTCGATGTCTACTTTCGCACCGGCGAGTATGCGCCTCCAGCGTTGCCGTTCACACCCGGCAACGAGGGCGCGGGCGAGGTGGTGGCCGTCGGCGAGGGCGTTACCGATTTCGCGCCGGGCGATCGCGTGGCCTACGTGGAGACGCTTGGTTCCTATGCCGAGGAGCGCGTCGTGCCCGCGCACTTTCTCGTGCATTTGCCGGAGGCCATCGACTTCGAAACCGGTGCCGCGATGATGCTGAAAGGGCTGACGGCGCAATACCTTCTGCGCCGCACATTCCGCGTCGAACCGGGCCACACCGTCCTTGTCCACGCCGCAGCCGGCGGCGTCGGACTGCTCGTCACCCAATGGGCGAAGCACCTCGGCGCACGGGTCATCGGCACGGTGGGCTCGCCGGAAAAAGCCGAGCTTGCGCGCAGCCACGGCGCCGACCACGTCATCGAGTACCGCAAGGAGGACTTCGTCGCGCGCGTCAGGGAAATCACGAACGGCGAGGGCGCCCACGTCGTCTACGACGGCATTGGCAAGACGACATTTCCCGCATCGCTCGATGCCCTCCGGCCCCGCGGTCATTTCGTCAGTTTTGGCTCCGCATCCGGGCCCATCGCGCCATTCGACATCATGCTCCTGGCGAAAAAGGGGTCGCTCTTTGCGACGTGGCCGATTCTCTTCACCCATCTCGCGAAACGCGAGGACGTCCTCGCGATGAGCGACGATCTCTTCCGCGTCGTGTCGAGCGGCGCCGTGAAGATCCCCGTCCACCATCGCCTCCCGCTCACCGAGGCCGCCGAGGCCCACCGCCGCCTCGAGGCGCGCGAGACCACGGGCGCAACGGTGCTACTGCCATGA
- a CDS encoding sulfatase-like hydrolase/transferase, which translates to MADEATRTGGAIEDARSAFLLATVAAALVEGATGARGALFISRNAVSILVAAVGAAAGAAAMVAPLALAAWLLLSRPEVRRLGRSLREGLGGEDIDGQRLAVLGETAVLALTLVRAAILGRGFIASHGAPIAASLIVLSALALMLTGTLAVAFAAQRIGPWLSRWRSRASARQRLVWNACAAGVELVGVASLAVVGICALVPSQYAVLLSAVTLAFFVGHVSIVRRAVGRRFGRRRVIASLVLAGALGPFASLVLLTLPSPTQLTVLYRAPYVSLVIALFRAVTDHDGDGYSGLLGGDCNDHDPRIHPGALDLPGNGVDENCSGEDARDDAASLGASPPVVSSRPMSIVLVHLDALRPDHLGLTGYARPTSPNIDRFRESATWFRHAYTPSPATRFAMASLFTGRAADRIPHQRGAVDITLLPSAPTLAERLEPLGYDRAGWTISYVVSHFHGMGRGFRIWRTPWPVEDGDDVHGEDATLTTNTALSYLQSAPEGAPFFLFLHYQCTHDPYIAHPSWDFGQADIDRYDSALAYCDSEIGRLLTHLEERDDRQRTAVLFYSDHGELFGEHGFLGHGQSLSEPDTRVLLLAKIPGARVRTVDVPVSLTDLAPTILALANAEPDPASDGWNLLHLLFDEAPPEERTRPLFFYAEHRWGLLHLESRAVMQGAFKYLQTDSGLEQLYRLDVDPGERNDMTRSSPETRLAMVRLLDTWQGRTRP; encoded by the coding sequence ATGGCCGACGAAGCGACACGTACCGGGGGGGCCATCGAGGATGCACGAAGCGCGTTTCTCCTCGCCACGGTCGCCGCGGCCCTCGTGGAAGGAGCCACCGGCGCGCGAGGCGCACTCTTCATTTCGAGAAATGCCGTGTCGATTCTCGTGGCGGCCGTCGGTGCTGCCGCGGGTGCCGCGGCCATGGTCGCACCGTTGGCACTCGCCGCATGGCTGCTGCTGTCGCGTCCCGAGGTGCGGAGGCTCGGGCGCAGCTTGCGCGAGGGGCTCGGCGGAGAGGACATCGACGGCCAGCGACTCGCCGTGCTCGGAGAAACCGCCGTGCTCGCACTCACGCTGGTCCGCGCGGCCATTTTGGGGCGCGGCTTCATTGCCTCTCACGGCGCGCCCATCGCAGCATCCTTGATCGTGCTCAGTGCGCTCGCGCTCATGCTCACCGGCACCTTGGCCGTGGCCTTCGCCGCGCAACGCATCGGCCCCTGGCTTTCACGATGGCGTTCGCGCGCGAGCGCACGGCAACGGCTCGTGTGGAACGCGTGCGCCGCGGGCGTCGAGCTCGTGGGGGTGGCAAGCCTCGCCGTCGTGGGCATCTGCGCACTCGTCCCATCGCAATATGCCGTTCTGCTAAGTGCCGTAACGCTCGCGTTCTTCGTGGGGCACGTCTCCATCGTTCGACGCGCCGTGGGGCGGCGATTCGGCCGGCGCCGCGTCATCGCATCGCTGGTGCTCGCAGGCGCACTGGGACCGTTCGCCTCGCTCGTACTCTTGACGCTGCCCAGCCCCACGCAGCTCACCGTCCTTTATCGCGCGCCCTACGTGTCGCTGGTCATTGCGCTTTTTCGGGCGGTGACCGACCACGATGGAGACGGATATTCAGGTTTGCTCGGCGGAGATTGCAACGACCACGATCCGAGGATCCATCCCGGCGCGCTCGACCTACCGGGCAATGGCGTGGACGAGAATTGCTCGGGCGAAGATGCCCGGGACGACGCAGCCTCGCTCGGGGCGTCACCTCCCGTCGTTTCATCGCGCCCCATGAGCATCGTGCTCGTGCACCTGGATGCGCTCCGGCCCGATCATCTGGGGCTGACCGGGTATGCGCGCCCGACGTCGCCGAACATCGACCGGTTTCGGGAGTCGGCCACATGGTTTCGCCACGCGTACACCCCCTCGCCGGCCACGCGCTTTGCCATGGCGTCCCTTTTCACGGGACGAGCCGCCGACCGTATTCCGCACCAGCGCGGGGCCGTCGATATCACCTTGCTGCCGTCGGCGCCCACGCTGGCCGAACGGCTCGAGCCCCTTGGGTACGATCGCGCGGGATGGACCATTTCGTACGTCGTGTCGCATTTCCACGGCATGGGGCGCGGTTTTCGGATCTGGCGCACGCCGTGGCCCGTGGAAGACGGCGACGACGTTCACGGGGAAGATGCGACGTTGACGACCAACACGGCGCTTTCCTATTTGCAGTCCGCACCGGAGGGAGCACCCTTCTTTCTCTTTTTGCATTATCAATGCACGCACGATCCGTACATTGCGCACCCATCGTGGGACTTCGGCCAAGCGGATATCGACCGTTACGATAGCGCCCTCGCCTATTGCGATAGCGAAATCGGACGGCTCTTGACCCACCTCGAGGAACGAGACGATCGGCAGCGCACGGCTGTCCTCTTTTACTCCGACCATGGTGAGCTTTTCGGCGAGCATGGATTCCTCGGGCACGGACAATCGCTCTCCGAGCCCGATACCCGGGTGCTCCTTCTGGCCAAGATCCCAGGAGCCCGCGTGCGCACGGTGGATGTTCCGGTGTCCCTGACCGACCTGGCCCCGACGATTCTGGCCTTGGCCAACGCGGAACCCGATCCTGCCAGCGATGGCTGGAACCTGTTGCACCTCCTGTTCGACGAGGCACCGCCCGAAGAGCGCACACGTCCGCTCTTCTTCTATGCCGAACACCGCTGGGGTCTACTTCACCTCGAGTCCCGCGCCGTGATGCAAGGGGCGTTCAAGTACCTCCAAACCGATTCCGGGCTCGAACAGCTCTATCGACTCGACGTCGATCCCGGGGAGCGAAACGACATGACCAGGTCCTCTCCCGAAACCCGACTGGCCATGGTGCGATTGCTGGACACCTGGCAGGGTCGAACGCGCCCCTGA
- a CDS encoding DUF4743 domain-containing protein, whose translation MSFLDRIIESNQARFDAFLPLLVRRWQVGWIHRDIVPMVLESSPRFAYDADAIWLCAAPEDRGARTEAMEAAVGLLARRGIVTQRGERLAVASRLGAAPLFELDCGATQHFGVRTYGVHVNGYVHHRGQLFVWLRRPARNGFEQTRPWSTVVGSVVPPRRSLEQVLCEEAATQAGIPCGLAAQGQLAGAISWVRECPDGLAPNTTFVFDLELASFEPAPLQGRAEDFSLCPVEELRWLVSEPHHVDPSSAVVIIDFLLRHGAISPCEPDYSELVYRLRSGLRPRSWHQTPPFAVGFDSREVAALRT comes from the coding sequence ATGAGCTTTCTCGACCGAATCATCGAATCGAACCAAGCGAGGTTCGACGCCTTTCTTCCCCTGCTGGTCCGGCGTTGGCAAGTCGGTTGGATCCATCGCGATATCGTACCCATGGTGCTCGAGTCGAGTCCGCGATTCGCATACGATGCCGACGCCATCTGGTTGTGCGCAGCACCGGAGGATCGAGGCGCACGCACCGAGGCGATGGAGGCCGCCGTCGGCCTGTTGGCGCGCCGCGGGATTGTCACCCAGCGAGGAGAGCGACTCGCGGTGGCTTCGCGATTGGGCGCGGCCCCGCTCTTCGAGTTGGATTGTGGCGCCACCCAGCACTTCGGTGTGCGCACCTACGGCGTTCACGTAAACGGATACGTGCACCACCGTGGGCAGCTGTTCGTGTGGCTGCGAAGACCCGCGCGAAACGGCTTCGAGCAAACGCGGCCTTGGAGCACCGTGGTCGGTAGCGTCGTTCCCCCGAGGCGCTCCCTCGAGCAGGTGCTCTGCGAGGAAGCCGCCACGCAGGCCGGCATTCCCTGCGGACTGGCGGCGCAAGGCCAATTGGCTGGAGCCATCTCGTGGGTTCGCGAGTGCCCCGACGGCCTCGCGCCGAATACCACCTTCGTCTTCGACTTGGAGCTCGCGTCGTTCGAGCCGGCGCCCCTCCAGGGTCGGGCGGAGGATTTCTCGCTATGCCCGGTCGAGGAATTGCGCTGGCTCGTTTCCGAGCCGCATCACGTCGACCCGAGCTCCGCCGTCGTCATCATCGACTTTCTCCTTCGCCACGGGGCCATTTCCCCTTGCGAACCCGATTATTCGGAACTGGTATACCGGCTTCGCTCGGGCCTGCGGCCGCGATCCTGGCACCAAACGCCACCCTTCGCCGTCGGCTTTGATTCGCGCGAGGTCGCAGCGCTGCGCACCTGA
- a CDS encoding LysR family transcriptional regulator has product MDSLSGIAVFVKSAETGSFVAAGRALGLTASAVGKSVAKLERNVGVRLFQRTTRSVRLTAAGELFFERCQRIVDDLKDAETMLSHVAQAPRGKLRVSLPTIGYRFLLPILPEFRRLYPEVELDLDFNDTIVDIVNEGIDVAIRSGDLPDSRLMSRRLGAFRFVVCASPAYLKRKGVPRAPSDLPHHDCIRFRFPTSGKLQNWTLSGEPAGVRLRPAALTCNNMEALLTATIDGHGMAYMPDFLARDALARGALRAVLDEHLDHHGQFWALWPSNRQLSPKIRVFVDFISSRLFIDERRTR; this is encoded by the coding sequence ATGGATAGCCTCAGCGGGATCGCCGTCTTCGTGAAGAGCGCCGAGACGGGGAGTTTCGTGGCGGCGGGGCGCGCGCTCGGTTTGACTGCCTCCGCCGTGGGGAAGAGTGTCGCCAAGCTCGAACGAAACGTGGGCGTGCGACTGTTTCAGCGCACGACGCGCAGCGTGCGCCTGACGGCCGCAGGCGAGCTGTTCTTCGAACGATGCCAGCGCATCGTCGACGATCTGAAGGACGCCGAGACGATGCTGTCCCACGTCGCGCAAGCACCGCGGGGAAAGCTCCGGGTCAGTCTACCGACCATTGGCTACCGGTTCTTGCTGCCCATTTTGCCGGAGTTTCGTCGCCTTTATCCCGAGGTCGAACTGGATCTCGATTTCAACGATACCATCGTCGATATCGTCAACGAAGGCATCGACGTGGCCATCCGCAGCGGAGATCTTCCAGATTCACGGCTGATGTCGCGCCGGCTGGGGGCATTTCGTTTCGTCGTGTGCGCGTCGCCCGCATATTTGAAACGCAAAGGCGTACCGCGGGCGCCGTCCGACTTGCCGCATCATGATTGCATCCGTTTCCGATTCCCCACCTCGGGAAAGCTGCAAAACTGGACCCTATCGGGGGAGCCTGCAGGGGTGCGCCTTCGCCCGGCGGCATTGACCTGCAACAACATGGAAGCGCTTCTCACGGCGACCATCGATGGGCATGGCATGGCCTACATGCCGGACTTTCTCGCCCGCGATGCCCTGGCGCGCGGGGCACTGCGCGCCGTGCTCGACGAGCATCTCGACCATCATGGGCAGTTCTGGGCGCTCTGGCCGTCGAATCGGCAGCTTTCACCCAAGATTCGGGTGTTCGTCGATTTCATCTCGTCGCGCCTTTTCATCGACGAGCGACGCACCCGATAG
- a CDS encoding MFS transporter yields the protein MRSVRDKYIVLFAVCLASVVLPLDFSGAAAATPAIARALRGSPTAVTWIVNSFMLAFGSTVMAAGALADVYGRKRIFAIGIASFVATSVAVSFAPSVAWLDAFRVGQGLAAACTLSGGSAALAQEFDGPERARAFSLLGTTFGLGLAFGPSLGGVLLGVLGWRSVFLSGAIVGVVSLAFAIPTMRESRDPNARGVDGPGTATFTAALALFTFALIEAPARGWTSLPVLGLFGAAALALVAFVQIERHAAHPMLDLSLFRYPRFVGVQALPIATACCYVVLLILLPIRFIGIEGHDEVTAGTTMLALSAPMLVVPFAVATCTRWISPGTLSAAGLVLAAGGLVWLGRIAPGAPVATMAKPMLLIGFGTSAPWGLMDGLSVSVVPKERAGMATGIFGTTRIAGESIALAATRAALATMIGARIPHPEMAQSVAAGDLLHAGGDSAIMLFAYGDAFRMLCNGLAVLTLASALVVLVFLSGASLVDEKARRDEIDEHPNLG from the coding sequence ATGCGGAGTGTGCGCGACAAATACATCGTTCTCTTTGCCGTTTGCTTGGCATCGGTGGTGCTGCCCCTCGACTTCTCGGGGGCCGCGGCGGCAACCCCCGCCATTGCGCGCGCCCTGCGCGGTAGCCCGACGGCGGTGACCTGGATCGTCAACTCGTTCATGCTCGCCTTCGGGAGCACCGTGATGGCGGCGGGCGCGCTCGCCGATGTCTACGGACGAAAACGCATTTTCGCGATCGGCATTGCCTCGTTCGTGGCGACCTCGGTGGCCGTCTCGTTCGCGCCGAGCGTCGCCTGGCTCGATGCATTCCGTGTGGGCCAGGGACTTGCGGCGGCGTGCACACTCTCGGGCGGGTCCGCGGCGCTGGCGCAGGAATTCGACGGCCCCGAAAGGGCGCGGGCCTTCAGCTTGCTGGGCACCACCTTCGGCCTGGGCCTCGCCTTCGGTCCGAGCCTTGGGGGCGTCTTGCTCGGCGTCTTGGGCTGGCGCTCCGTGTTTCTCTCCGGCGCCATCGTCGGCGTCGTCTCGCTCGCATTCGCCATCCCGACCATGCGCGAGTCCCGCGATCCGAACGCGCGCGGGGTCGATGGGCCAGGGACGGCGACCTTCACGGCCGCACTCGCGCTCTTCACCTTCGCCTTGATCGAGGCGCCCGCGCGCGGATGGACGAGTCTCCCGGTCCTGGGCCTCTTCGGCGCGGCAGCCTTGGCGCTCGTCGCGTTCGTGCAGATCGAACGGCATGCGGCGCACCCCATGCTCGATTTGTCGCTCTTTCGCTATCCCCGATTCGTCGGGGTGCAGGCGCTGCCCATCGCCACGGCGTGCTGCTACGTGGTGTTGCTCATCCTCCTGCCGATTCGCTTCATCGGCATCGAGGGCCATGACGAAGTCACCGCCGGGACGACCATGTTGGCGCTATCGGCGCCCATGCTCGTGGTGCCCTTCGCCGTGGCAACGTGCACGCGATGGATCTCGCCGGGGACCCTCTCGGCGGCGGGCCTGGTGCTCGCGGCGGGCGGATTGGTGTGGCTTGGACGTATCGCGCCGGGAGCGCCCGTCGCCACGATGGCGAAACCGATGCTGCTCATTGGCTTTGGCACGAGTGCGCCCTGGGGGCTGATGGACGGTCTCTCGGTGAGCGTCGTGCCCAAAGAGCGCGCGGGGATGGCCACGGGCATCTTCGGCACCACGCGCATCGCCGGCGAGAGCATCGCATTGGCCGCGACGCGTGCGGCACTGGCCACCATGATCGGCGCGCGCATCCCCCACCCCGAGATGGCACAGAGCGTCGCCGCAGGCGATCTGCTCCACGCCGGAGGGGACTCCGCCATCATGCTCTTCGCCTATGGCGATGCCTTTCGCATGCTTTGCAATGGCCTTGCCGTGCTGACCCTGGCTTCGGCGCTCGTGGTGCTCGTCTTTCTATCGGGTGCGTCGCTCGTCGATGAAAAGGCGCGACGAGATGAAATCGACGAACACCCGAATCTTGGGTGA
- a CDS encoding NAD(P)H-dependent oxidoreductase, translating into MNVLVVYAHPEPQSLNGSLKSFTVERLVRAGHDVRVSDLYAMGWKAAADGEDFLERDRGRRLDMMKDSKHAYVTGTQAADIAGQQADLLWADAVIFQFPLWWFGMPAILKGWVERVYAYGFAYGVGEYSDKHWGDRYGEGVFKGKRAMLVVTTGGWESHYGARGINGPIEDVLFPITHGILHYPGFDVLPPVVIYRTSKMEDARFAHVREQLGQRLDGLWTDAPIAFRKQNGGDYEIPALTLKPGLEPGDGLARGFEIHLQRRDS; encoded by the coding sequence ATGAACGTTCTCGTCGTTTATGCGCACCCGGAACCGCAGTCGCTCAATGGTTCGCTCAAGTCTTTCACTGTCGAGCGGCTCGTTCGTGCGGGGCACGATGTTCGGGTCTCCGATTTGTACGCGATGGGGTGGAAGGCGGCGGCGGATGGGGAGGACTTTCTGGAGCGCGATCGGGGGCGGCGGCTCGATATGATGAAGGATTCGAAGCATGCGTATGTCACCGGTACGCAGGCGGCGGATATCGCGGGGCAGCAGGCCGATCTTCTGTGGGCCGATGCCGTGATATTCCAGTTTCCGCTTTGGTGGTTTGGCATGCCCGCCATCCTCAAGGGGTGGGTCGAACGCGTGTACGCGTATGGCTTCGCCTACGGCGTGGGTGAGTATTCCGACAAGCATTGGGGCGATCGCTACGGCGAAGGCGTCTTCAAAGGGAAGCGCGCCATGCTCGTGGTCACCACGGGAGGCTGGGAATCGCACTATGGCGCGCGAGGGATCAATGGGCCCATCGAAGATGTGCTCTTCCCCATCACGCACGGCATTTTGCACTATCCAGGGTTCGACGTGCTGCCACCGGTCGTCATTTACCGGACCTCCAAAATGGAGGATGCGCGCTTTGCGCACGTTCGGGAGCAGCTGGGCCAACGGCTCGACGGACTGTGGACCGATGCGCCGATCGCCTTTCGCAAGCAAAATGGTGGCGACTACGAGATCCCGGCACTGACGCTGAAGCCAGGGCTCGAACCAGGTGACGGCCTCGCACGTGGCTTCGAGATCCATTTGCAGCGCCGCGACAGCTGA